The following are encoded together in the Roseobacter denitrificans OCh 114 genome:
- the rpsA gene encoding 30S ribosomal protein S1: MANLMDEFEALLEESFEMDTPEEGSVVKGKVIAIEAGQAIIDVGYKMEGRVELKEFADPGEAPKIAVGDEVEVFLRQVESSKGEAVISREMARREEAWDRLEKAYASEERVEGAIFGRVKGGFTVDLGGAVAFLPGSQVDVRPVRDAGPLMGLKQPFQVLKMDRRRGNIVVSRRAILEESRAEQRAEVIGNLSEGQTVDGVVKNITEYGAFVDLGGVDGLLHVTDMAWRRVNHPSEILTIGETIKVQVIKINKETHRISLGMKQLQEDPWDLVAAKYPLGSTHTGRVTNITDYGAFVELEAGVEGLVHVSEMSWTKKNVHPGKIVSTSQEVEVMVLEIDGAKRRVSLGLKQTMRNPWEVFAETHPEGTEVEGEVKNITEFGLFVGLDGDIDGMVHLSDLSWDERGEDAIQNYRKGDMVQAVVSEVDVEKERISLSIKGVGGDKFAEAVGGVKRGSIVTVTVTAIEDGGVEVEYEGMKSFIRRSDLSRDRAEQRPERFSVGDKVDVRITNVDAKSRRLGVSIKAREIAEEKEAVQQYGSSDSGASLGDILGAALKGDDDK; this comes from the coding sequence ATGGCAAATCTGATGGATGAGTTTGAAGCACTCTTAGAAGAAAGCTTCGAAATGGACACCCCCGAAGAGGGATCGGTTGTCAAAGGCAAGGTCATCGCGATTGAAGCGGGCCAAGCCATTATCGACGTAGGCTACAAGATGGAAGGCCGCGTCGAACTCAAAGAATTCGCAGACCCCGGTGAAGCCCCCAAAATCGCTGTTGGCGATGAAGTGGAAGTCTTCCTCCGTCAGGTCGAAAGCTCCAAGGGCGAGGCGGTTATTTCCCGTGAGATGGCCCGTCGCGAAGAAGCATGGGACCGTCTGGAAAAAGCCTACGCCAGCGAAGAGCGTGTCGAAGGCGCAATCTTTGGCCGGGTCAAAGGTGGCTTTACGGTCGATCTTGGTGGTGCTGTCGCCTTCCTGCCCGGCTCTCAGGTTGACGTGCGTCCCGTGCGGGATGCAGGCCCGTTGATGGGTCTCAAGCAGCCTTTCCAGGTTCTGAAAATGGACCGCCGCCGGGGCAACATCGTTGTATCGCGTCGCGCGATCCTTGAAGAATCCCGTGCCGAACAGCGCGCCGAAGTCATCGGTAACCTGTCCGAAGGCCAGACAGTTGACGGTGTGGTCAAGAACATCACCGAATACGGTGCCTTTGTGGATCTTGGTGGCGTAGACGGCTTGTTGCACGTGACCGACATGGCATGGCGCCGTGTGAACCACCCCTCCGAGATCCTCACCATCGGTGAGACGATCAAGGTGCAGGTCATCAAGATCAACAAAGAGACACACCGCATCAGCCTCGGCATGAAGCAGCTGCAGGAAGATCCATGGGATCTGGTGGCCGCGAAATACCCGCTGGGTTCCACCCACACAGGCCGCGTGACCAACATCACCGACTACGGTGCCTTTGTTGAGCTTGAAGCCGGTGTTGAAGGTCTGGTACACGTCTCCGAGATGTCCTGGACCAAGAAGAACGTGCATCCGGGCAAGATCGTGTCAACCTCCCAAGAGGTCGAAGTCATGGTTCTGGAGATCGACGGTGCCAAGCGCCGCGTGTCCCTTGGCCTCAAGCAGACCATGCGCAACCCATGGGAAGTCTTCGCGGAAACACATCCCGAGGGCACGGAAGTCGAAGGCGAAGTCAAGAACATCACCGAATTCGGTCTGTTTGTTGGTCTGGACGGCGACATCGACGGCATGGTTCACCTGTCGGATCTGTCTTGGGACGAACGTGGCGAAGATGCGATCCAGAACTACCGCAAAGGCGACATGGTGCAGGCCGTTGTCTCCGAAGTGGATGTCGAGAAAGAGCGTATCTCACTGTCGATCAAGGGCGTCGGTGGTGACAAATTCGCCGAAGCCGTGGGCGGCGTGAAGCGTGGGTCCATCGTGACCGTGACCGTCACCGCCATCGAAGACGGTGGTGTCGAAGTGGAATATGAAGGCATGAAATCCTTCATCCGCCGCTCCGACCTCAGCCGTGACCGTGCAGAGCAGCGCCCCGAGCGTTTCTCGGTCGGTGACAAGGTCGACGTGCGGATCACCAATGTCGATGCAAAATCGCGTCGTCTGGGTGTCTCCATCAAAGCGCGCGAGATCGCGGAAGAGAAAGAGGCCGTGCAACAGTATGGCTCTTCGGACTCCGGTGCTTCCCTGGGCGATATCCTTGGCGCGGCGCTGAAAGGCGACGACGACAAATAA
- a CDS encoding phosphoribosylanthranilate isomerase: protein MNNSVSVKICGLSTADDVAAAAASGVAYVGFVFFAKSPRNVSFDQARALAVETPTGVAKVALTVNADDAFLDALAARVPLDMLQLHGSETPERVSQVKARYGLPVMKALGVADASDLPAIDQYSAVADQLLIDAKPPKDADLPGGNGLAFDWQLLADRKYWSRPWMLAGGLTAENVADAVRLTGARQVDVSSGVESAPGTKDAQLFDAFVQAANKKSIPSLL, encoded by the coding sequence ATGAACAACAGTGTCTCAGTCAAGATTTGCGGTCTGTCGACGGCGGACGATGTTGCTGCGGCGGCGGCATCGGGCGTGGCTTATGTCGGGTTCGTGTTCTTTGCGAAATCGCCGCGCAATGTAAGCTTCGATCAAGCGCGTGCCCTGGCCGTTGAAACACCCACCGGTGTGGCGAAGGTCGCCCTGACGGTAAATGCGGATGATGCGTTTCTGGATGCGCTGGCGGCGCGGGTCCCGCTGGATATGCTGCAACTGCACGGGAGCGAAACGCCCGAGCGTGTGTCGCAGGTCAAGGCACGCTATGGTCTGCCGGTGATGAAGGCATTGGGCGTTGCCGATGCCAGCGACCTGCCCGCAATTGATCAATACAGTGCGGTGGCGGATCAACTCCTGATCGACGCCAAACCACCGAAAGATGCCGATCTGCCGGGCGGCAACGGACTGGCCTTTGACTGGCAGCTTTTGGCGGACCGCAAGTACTGGAGCCGGCCGTGGATGCTGGCCGGGGGGCTGACGGCTGAAAACGTCGCGGATGCGGTTCGCCTGACCGGCGCGCGGCAGGTCGATGTATCGTCGGGCGTGGAAAGCGCGCCGGGAACAAAAGACGCGCAGCTTTTCGACGCTTTCGTGCAGGCGGCCAACAAAAAGAGCATTCCCTCTCTTCTGTGA
- a CDS encoding lipopolysaccharide assembly protein LapA domain-containing protein, whose translation MRYIKYALIATFGIALISVAVANREHVSIQLIPNEVAGWFAMNPQIELPLFIIIFGGIIVGLFVGFVWEWLREHAQRAEAARQAREMRRLQREVKRLKGEKHEGKDEVIALLEEAS comes from the coding sequence ATGCGCTACATCAAATACGCTCTGATCGCCACTTTTGGCATCGCCCTGATCTCTGTCGCGGTTGCGAACAGGGAGCACGTTTCTATCCAGTTGATCCCGAATGAGGTTGCAGGTTGGTTCGCGATGAACCCGCAAATCGAGTTGCCGCTGTTCATCATCATCTTTGGCGGTATCATCGTCGGCCTGTTCGTCGGATTTGTCTGGGAATGGCTGCGCGAGCATGCACAACGTGCCGAGGCGGCGCGTCAGGCGCGCGAGATGCGCCGCCTGCAACGTGAGGTGAAACGGCTCAAGGGCGAAAAGCACGAAGGCAAGGACGAAGTGATCGCCCTGCTGGAAGAGGCCAGCTGA
- the metK gene encoding methionine adenosyltransferase yields the protein MSRKNYVFTSESVSEGHPDKLCDRISDAVLDAFIAEEPEARVAAETFATTNRVVIGGEVGLSDKDKLHDYMDRIEAIARACIKDIGYEQDKFHHATCQVTNLLHEQSAHIAQGVDAAKGKDEGAGDQGIMFGYASNETPELMPAPIHYAHAVLRRLAEVRKDGTEPTLRPDAKSQLSVRYEDGKPVGVTSVVLSTQHADESQTSDDIRAIVEPYIREVLPDGWITGDTEWWVNPTGTFVIGGPDGDAGLTGRKIIVDTYGGAAPHGGGAFSGKDPTKVDRSAAYVARYLAKNVVAAGLANKCTIQLSYAIGVSKPLSIYCDTFGTGEVDEEEIERAIGKVMDLTPRGIREHLHLNKPIYERTAAYGHFGRAPDADGGFSWEKTDLADVLKAAL from the coding sequence ATGTCCCGCAAAAACTACGTTTTCACCTCGGAGTCCGTTTCAGAAGGACATCCGGACAAACTCTGTGACCGGATTTCGGATGCGGTTCTTGATGCGTTCATCGCCGAAGAACCCGAAGCGCGTGTCGCTGCGGAAACTTTTGCCACGACGAATCGTGTGGTGATCGGCGGTGAGGTGGGGCTGTCGGATAAAGACAAGCTGCACGACTACATGGACCGGATCGAAGCGATTGCACGCGCCTGCATCAAGGACATCGGCTATGAGCAGGACAAGTTCCACCATGCCACATGCCAGGTGACAAACCTGCTGCATGAACAATCCGCGCATATCGCGCAAGGGGTTGATGCCGCAAAAGGCAAGGATGAAGGTGCCGGCGATCAGGGTATCATGTTCGGCTATGCCTCCAACGAAACGCCGGAACTCATGCCCGCGCCGATCCACTATGCACATGCAGTGCTGCGCCGCCTTGCCGAGGTGCGCAAAGACGGAACCGAACCAACCCTGCGCCCCGACGCCAAGAGCCAGCTTTCGGTGCGCTATGAGGACGGCAAACCGGTTGGTGTCACCTCTGTCGTTCTGTCGACGCAGCATGCTGATGAAAGCCAGACCTCCGACGATATCCGCGCAATCGTTGAACCCTATATTCGCGAAGTCCTCCCCGATGGCTGGATCACAGGCGATACGGAATGGTGGGTGAACCCGACCGGCACTTTCGTGATTGGCGGCCCAGATGGCGATGCCGGTCTGACCGGGCGCAAGATCATCGTGGACACCTATGGAGGGGCTGCCCCGCATGGTGGCGGTGCCTTCTCGGGGAAGGATCCGACGAAAGTGGACCGTTCAGCCGCCTATGTGGCGCGCTATCTGGCCAAGAACGTGGTTGCGGCAGGGCTTGCGAACAAATGTACGATCCAGCTCAGCTATGCGATTGGTGTCTCCAAGCCGCTGTCGATCTACTGTGACACCTTCGGCACCGGCGAAGTGGACGAAGAAGAGATCGAACGCGCGATCGGGAAGGTCATGGATCTGACCCCGCGCGGCATTCGTGAACATCTGCACCTGAACAAACCGATCTATGAGCGGACGGCGGCATATGGTCATTTTGGGCGTGCGCCTGATGCCGATGGCGGGTTCAGCTGGGAAAAAACCGACCTTGCAGACGTGCTGAAAGCGGCGCTGTAA
- the trpB gene encoding tryptophan synthase subunit beta, translating to MANDLFNSFMTGPDENGRFGDFGGRFVSETLMPLILELEEQYENAKTDESFWAEMNDLWTHYVGRPSPLYFAERLTDHLGGAKVYMKRDELNHTGAHKINNVLGQIILARRMGKTRIIAETGAGQHGVATATVCAKFGLKCVVYMGAHDVERQAPNVFRMRLLGAEVVPVTSGRGTLKDAMNDALRDWVTNVRDTFYCIGTVAGPHPYPAMVRDFQAIIGKEVRTQMTAAEGRFPDTVIAAIGGGSNAMGLFYPFLDDKEVGIIGVEAGGKGVNAKMEHCASLTGGRPGVLHGNRTYLLQDDDGQILEGFSISAGLDYPGIGPEHAWLHDIGRAQYVSITDVEALEAFQLCCELEGIIPALEPSHALAHVMKIAPDLPSDHIICMNMCGRGDKDIFTVAKALGFEMGEFA from the coding sequence ATGGCCAATGATCTTTTCAATTCTTTCATGACGGGTCCGGATGAAAACGGACGTTTTGGCGATTTCGGGGGGCGCTTTGTCTCCGAGACGCTGATGCCGCTGATTCTGGAGTTGGAAGAGCAATATGAAAACGCCAAGACGGATGAAAGTTTCTGGGCCGAAATGAATGACCTGTGGACCCATTACGTGGGCCGACCCAGCCCGCTTTATTTTGCCGAACGCCTGACGGATCATCTGGGCGGCGCAAAGGTCTATATGAAACGTGATGAGCTGAACCATACCGGCGCGCACAAGATCAACAACGTGCTGGGCCAGATCATTCTGGCGCGCCGGATGGGCAAAACGCGCATCATTGCGGAAACGGGCGCGGGTCAGCATGGCGTGGCCACGGCGACGGTCTGTGCAAAGTTCGGTTTGAAATGTGTCGTCTACATGGGCGCGCATGACGTTGAACGGCAGGCCCCGAATGTGTTCCGCATGCGGCTTCTGGGGGCTGAGGTTGTGCCGGTAACCTCCGGTCGTGGGACGCTGAAGGATGCGATGAACGACGCCCTGCGCGACTGGGTGACCAATGTGCGCGACACGTTTTACTGCATCGGGACGGTTGCGGGTCCACATCCTTACCCTGCCATGGTGCGGGATTTTCAGGCGATCATCGGCAAGGAAGTGCGCACGCAAATGACCGCTGCGGAGGGCCGCTTCCCGGATACGGTGATCGCAGCGATCGGGGGCGGGTCCAATGCCATGGGCCTGTTCTATCCGTTTCTCGACGACAAGGAGGTTGGCATCATCGGCGTCGAGGCGGGCGGCAAAGGCGTCAATGCCAAGATGGAGCATTGCGCATCGCTGACAGGCGGGCGGCCCGGCGTGCTGCATGGCAACCGGACGTATCTGTTGCAGGATGATGACGGTCAGATTCTCGAAGGGTTCTCAATTTCGGCGGGTCTGGATTACCCGGGCATCGGGCCGGAACATGCATGGCTGCATGACATCGGGCGCGCGCAATATGTGTCGATCACGGATGTCGAAGCGCTTGAGGCGTTTCAGTTGTGCTGCGAACTTGAAGGCATCATCCCGGCGCTGGAACCCAGCCACGCGCTGGCCCATGTGATGAAAATCGCACCTGACCTGCCATCTGACCACA
- the trmB gene encoding tRNA (guanosine(46)-N7)-methyltransferase TrmB yields MSKQTRPHRNFYGRLKGKSLKAAQKRYLDEDLAALSPGAVGWEENPDRRPLDLPGLFEGKPVWLEIGFGGGEHLVHQAAQNPDIGIIGAEPYINGVAMLLGKIRRAGVENLAVHAGDARDLMDVLPAASIDRAFLLYPDPWPKARHHRRRFVTAEHLDPLARALKPGSVFRVATDIEDYVRQTLQEVPKHGFKWLANAPQDWRRPWPDWISTRYEQKALREGRTPHYLTFVRE; encoded by the coding sequence ATGAGCAAACAAACACGCCCACATCGAAACTTTTATGGTCGCCTCAAGGGTAAGTCGCTCAAGGCGGCGCAGAAGCGCTACCTTGATGAAGACCTCGCAGCGCTCTCGCCCGGAGCTGTGGGCTGGGAGGAAAACCCCGATCGCAGGCCTCTCGATTTGCCCGGGCTGTTTGAAGGCAAGCCTGTCTGGCTGGAAATCGGCTTTGGCGGGGGCGAGCATCTTGTGCACCAAGCCGCGCAAAACCCCGATATCGGCATCATCGGGGCGGAACCCTACATCAACGGTGTCGCGATGTTGCTTGGTAAGATCCGGCGCGCGGGTGTTGAAAACCTCGCGGTCCATGCGGGCGATGCCCGCGATCTGATGGATGTATTGCCGGCCGCCTCGATCGACCGAGCCTTTCTGCTTTATCCCGATCCATGGCCGAAAGCGCGCCACCACCGCCGTCGGTTTGTCACGGCAGAACACCTCGACCCGCTCGCGCGGGCGCTCAAGCCCGGCTCGGTCTTTCGCGTGGCCACGGATATCGAAGACTATGTCCGGCAAACCCTGCAGGAAGTGCCAAAGCATGGGTTCAAATGGTTGGCGAACGCGCCGCAGGATTGGCGCAGACCCTGGCCCGACTGGATTTCCACGCGATATGAACAAAAGGCGCTGCGCGAAGGGCGCACGCCGCATTACCTGACCTTTGTCAGGGAGTAG
- the lnt gene encoding apolipoprotein N-acyltransferase has product MRFPWVAQIVLAAALGVFAAFGQAPYDQPAVLLIALAGAFHLWRIQTRPRAAAVMGLAFGCGYFALALIWIVEPFQVDAARHGWMAPFAVALLSLGLALFWAAAFWAARLLSHAAFGLVLTWTAAEMARAYVFTGFPWASPAQATINGPLSQVLALGGPHAANFVLLLCAWVVSLSGRWPVKAGQAVVLAAVLWSLHAPLQRPAAVLSDTWVRLIQPNAAQHLKWQPEMAEVFFTRQLALTAAPAQSAAQTPDLVVWPETAIPWRLETAGPALVEIGRAGNGAPVVLGALRAEGVHLRNALAVIDPAGAPEAIYDKHHLVPFGEYMPFAGLANRLGLSALVAQAGIFSSGPGPELLDFGPLGTALPLICYEAVFAHGVNAAPARPDFLLQITNDAWFGQYAGPQQHLAQARMRAIEQGLPLMRAANTGISAMIDPAGRIISSLPLGQAGFIDAPLPRPDPATPYSWFGDVPVLVFLLVALGFIRLRQTTVRWSYSD; this is encoded by the coding sequence ATGAGATTCCCATGGGTCGCGCAAATCGTGCTGGCCGCAGCCTTGGGTGTGTTCGCCGCCTTTGGGCAGGCACCTTACGATCAGCCTGCCGTGCTTCTGATCGCTTTGGCCGGGGCATTTCATCTGTGGCGCATCCAGACACGGCCCCGCGCGGCGGCGGTCATGGGGTTGGCCTTTGGCTGCGGCTATTTCGCGCTGGCGCTGATCTGGATCGTTGAACCTTTTCAGGTGGATGCCGCCCGCCACGGGTGGATGGCCCCTTTTGCGGTTGCCTTGCTCAGCCTTGGGCTTGCGCTGTTCTGGGCTGCTGCCTTTTGGGCGGCCCGGCTTTTGTCGCATGCGGCCTTCGGATTGGTGTTGACATGGACGGCTGCGGAAATGGCGCGGGCCTATGTCTTTACCGGTTTTCCATGGGCAAGCCCGGCGCAGGCGACAATCAACGGCCCCCTGTCGCAGGTGCTTGCCTTGGGGGGGCCGCATGCGGCGAACTTTGTGCTTTTGCTTTGCGCTTGGGTGGTATCGCTGTCGGGGCGGTGGCCGGTCAAAGCGGGGCAGGCCGTCGTTCTTGCCGCCGTCTTGTGGTCGCTCCATGCGCCGTTGCAACGTCCTGCGGCCGTGCTGAGTGACACGTGGGTGCGGCTCATCCAGCCCAATGCCGCGCAACATCTCAAATGGCAGCCTGAGATGGCAGAGGTGTTCTTTACCCGACAGCTCGCGCTGACCGCCGCCCCGGCGCAATCGGCGGCGCAAACGCCCGATCTGGTCGTTTGGCCGGAAACGGCAATTCCGTGGCGTCTGGAGACGGCGGGTCCGGCGCTTGTGGAAATCGGGCGCGCGGGCAATGGCGCGCCAGTCGTTTTGGGGGCATTGCGCGCGGAAGGGGTCCACCTGCGAAACGCGCTTGCCGTGATAGACCCCGCAGGCGCGCCAGAGGCGATTTACGACAAACACCACCTCGTGCCCTTTGGCGAATATATGCCCTTTGCGGGCCTTGCGAACCGTCTTGGGTTATCCGCCCTTGTGGCGCAAGCTGGCATCTTCAGCAGCGGCCCCGGTCCTGAACTTTTGGATTTTGGTCCTTTGGGCACGGCGCTGCCCTTGATCTGTTACGAGGCTGTCTTTGCCCATGGCGTCAACGCGGCGCCCGCGCGCCCGGATTTCCTGTTGCAGATTACAAATGACGCGTGGTTCGGACAATACGCGGGGCCCCAGCAGCATCTGGCACAGGCCCGCATGCGCGCAATTGAGCAGGGTTTGCCATTGATGCGCGCGGCCAATACAGGGATTTCCGCCATGATTGACCCGGCGGGGCGGATCATTTCCAGTCTGCCCCTCGGGCAGGCCGGTTTCATAGATGCGCCCCTCCCACGCCCAGACCCCGCGACGCCGTACAGCTGGTTTGGAGACGTCCCGGTACTCGTGTTTTTGCTTGTCGCTCTTGGGTTTATCCGCCTGCGACAGACCACCGTACGGTGGTCATATAGCGATTGA
- the ihfB gene encoding integration host factor subunit beta yields MIRSELIQKIADENPHLYQRDVERIVNTIFEEVTGAMARGDRVELRGFGAFSVKKRDARIGRNPRTGETVHVEEKHVPFFKTGKLLRDRLNGKS; encoded by the coding sequence ATGATCCGTTCTGAGCTGATCCAAAAGATAGCTGACGAAAATCCACATTTGTACCAAAGAGATGTGGAGCGGATTGTGAATACCATATTCGAGGAAGTAACAGGCGCCATGGCGCGCGGCGACCGGGTCGAGTTGCGCGGCTTTGGTGCATTTTCGGTCAAGAAGCGGGACGCGCGTATCGGACGCAATCCACGGACCGGCGAGACGGTGCACGTGGAAGAAAAGCATGTGCCGTTCTTCAAGACGGGCAAACTTCTTCGCGACCGCCTTAACGGGAAATCCTGA
- the aroA gene encoding 3-phosphoshikimate 1-carboxyvinyltransferase, which translates to MSSHGAPIPMTSSACGPLTGEARVPGDKSISHRSLILGALSVGETRISGLLEGQDVLDTAKAMRAFGATVTDHGGGEWSVHGVGVGGFAEPDGVIDCGNSGTGVRLIMGAMATSPISATFTGDASLNGRPMARVTDPLALFGAQSYGRQGGRLPMTVVGAAEPVPVTYTVPVPSAQVKSAVLLAGLNAPGQTVVIEAEATRDHTERMLAGFGAEISVEDADEGRVITLTGQPELKSQKIDVPRDPSSAAFPVCAALIVPGSDVLVPGIGLNPTRAGLFTTLREMGADLTYENERVEGGEPVADLRARFSPDLTGIEVPPARAASMIDEYPVLSVVASFARGDTVMRGVKELRVKESDRIDAMASGLRANGVAVEDGPDWWVVTGRGHGNVAGGATCASFLDHRIAMSFLVMGMATQKPVTVDDAGPIATSFPIFEPLMAQLGARIQRDNG; encoded by the coding sequence ATGTCCAGCCACGGCGCTCCCATTCCAATGACATCCAGCGCCTGCGGGCCTCTGACGGGTGAGGCCCGTGTCCCCGGTGATAAATCCATTTCGCACCGGTCGTTGATTCTGGGCGCGCTGAGCGTGGGCGAGACACGGATTTCCGGCCTTCTTGAGGGGCAGGATGTGCTCGATACCGCCAAAGCCATGCGGGCCTTTGGGGCCACAGTCACCGATCATGGCGGTGGTGAATGGTCCGTGCATGGGGTCGGTGTTGGCGGGTTTGCCGAACCTGATGGTGTGATTGACTGCGGCAATTCAGGCACCGGTGTACGGTTGATCATGGGGGCCATGGCCACATCCCCGATCAGTGCGACATTCACCGGTGATGCCTCGCTGAACGGGCGACCGATGGCGCGGGTTACCGATCCGCTGGCGCTGTTCGGGGCGCAGTCCTACGGCAGACAGGGCGGGCGGCTGCCGATGACGGTGGTCGGTGCGGCAGAGCCTGTGCCGGTGACTTACACTGTGCCGGTGCCGTCTGCGCAGGTGAAATCGGCGGTGTTGCTCGCTGGTCTCAACGCGCCGGGACAGACAGTTGTGATCGAGGCTGAGGCGACGCGTGATCACACGGAACGCATGCTGGCAGGTTTCGGGGCCGAGATTTCGGTTGAAGACGCGGACGAAGGCCGGGTGATCACCCTGACTGGCCAACCCGAATTGAAATCCCAAAAGATCGACGTGCCGCGCGATCCCTCCTCTGCGGCCTTTCCGGTCTGCGCGGCGTTGATTGTGCCCGGGTCGGATGTTCTGGTGCCGGGGATCGGGTTGAACCCGACGCGCGCCGGGCTGTTCACAACGCTGCGTGAAATGGGGGCGGATCTGACCTATGAGAACGAACGCGTTGAAGGCGGCGAACCGGTCGCCGACCTGCGCGCGCGGTTTTCACCGGACCTGACGGGCATCGAGGTGCCACCGGCGCGCGCGGCCAGCATGATTGATGAATATCCCGTGCTGTCTGTCGTGGCGAGTTTTGCGCGCGGCGATACGGTCATGCGCGGTGTCAAGGAACTGCGTGTCAAGGAAAGTGACCGCATTGATGCCATGGCCAGCGGTCTGCGCGCCAACGGCGTGGCTGTTGAGGATGGCCCCGACTGGTGGGTTGTTACGGGGCGGGGCCATGGGAATGTGGCCGGTGGGGCGACCTGCGCAAGTTTCCTTGATCACCGGATTGCCATGTCGTTCCTTGTGATGGGCATGGCCACGCAAAAGCCGGTTACGGTTGATGATGCCGGGCCCATCGCGACGTCTTTTCCCATTTTCGAACCCTTGATGGCGCAATTGGGTGCGCGCATTCAGCGCGACAACGGCTAG
- a CDS encoding hemolysin family protein, which yields MGDNDGSSDAAQSAREQITPPQDDEPVKQAGFFSRVIGALSPSEGDVVELPTENHRESQQTHGMMNLRRMRVEDVAIPKADITAIPATSTLDEAVAVFKESGSTRLPVYDGTLDTPIGFLHLKDVALNYGFNGGSKGFDLRAMLRPLLYVPPSMTIGVLLTKMQAERRHMALVIDEYGGVDGLVTIEDLIEQVIGEIEDEHDVDEGVYFTEEKPGCYLALAKTPLEDFEAEIGTSLTAHEEVDEEEIETLGGLVFMLSGRVPARGEVVVHPDGPEFEVIDADPRRIKRLRVRTAAQTA from the coding sequence ATGGGCGACAACGACGGATCATCTGACGCAGCGCAAAGCGCGCGTGAACAAATCACCCCCCCACAAGACGACGAACCTGTAAAGCAAGCAGGGTTCTTCAGCCGCGTGATCGGCGCATTAAGCCCATCTGAGGGCGATGTTGTCGAACTGCCGACCGAGAACCATCGGGAGAGCCAGCAAACACACGGCATGATGAACCTGCGCCGGATGCGGGTTGAAGACGTCGCGATCCCCAAGGCCGATATCACGGCGATTCCGGCGACATCGACCCTCGATGAGGCTGTCGCCGTTTTCAAGGAAAGCGGCTCGACACGGCTGCCGGTATACGATGGCACGTTGGACACGCCCATCGGATTTTTGCACCTCAAGGATGTGGCGCTGAACTATGGGTTTAACGGCGGATCAAAGGGGTTTGATCTGCGCGCAATGCTGCGTCCGCTGCTTTATGTGCCGCCGTCCATGACCATTGGCGTGCTTTTGACCAAAATGCAGGCAGAGCGTCGGCACATGGCGCTGGTGATTGACGAATATGGCGGTGTGGACGGGCTGGTCACCATCGAGGATTTGATCGAACAGGTCATCGGCGAAATCGAAGACGAACACGACGTGGATGAGGGCGTCTATTTCACCGAAGAAAAGCCGGGCTGCTATCTGGCCCTGGCAAAGACTCCGCTTGAGGATTTCGAGGCTGAAATCGGCACCTCCCTGACCGCCCATGAAGAGGTCGATGAAGAAGAGATCGAAACGCTGGGCGGGTTGGTCTTCATGCTGTCGGGGCGTGTCCCGGCGCGCGGCGAGGTCGTGGTGCATCCCGACGGTCCCGAATTCGAGGTGATCGACGCAGACCCGCGCCGCATCAAAAGGCTGCGGGTGCGCACGGCGGCTCAAACGGCGTGA
- a CDS encoding (d)CMP kinase, with the protein MSDAAFTIAIDGPAAAGKGTISKAVAAHFGFRHLDTGLLYRAVGAQVLLGMEPLQAAQRLSADMLEGANLRSPEVAQSASRVAVIPEVRAALLDFQRSFARRAGGAVLDGRDIGTVICPDAEAKIFVTASADVRARRRFDELVAAGAAISFEQVLADVLERDARDRDRAEAPLKPAADAVTIDTSTLDIEEAVAAAIKAIEARRA; encoded by the coding sequence ATGTCGGACGCGGCCTTCACCATTGCCATCGACGGACCCGCCGCCGCGGGTAAGGGCACGATTTCAAAAGCGGTCGCTGCGCATTTCGGGTTTCGCCATCTGGACACGGGGTTGCTCTACCGGGCAGTCGGGGCGCAGGTGCTTTTGGGGATGGAGCCGCTGCAGGCAGCGCAACGGCTTTCCGCTGATATGCTGGAAGGCGCGAACCTGCGCAGCCCGGAAGTCGCGCAATCCGCCAGCCGCGTCGCTGTCATTCCCGAGGTGCGCGCGGCCCTGCTTGATTTCCAGCGCAGCTTTGCCAGACGGGCCGGAGGCGCGGTTCTGGATGGGCGTGATATTGGCACGGTGATCTGCCCGGATGCGGAGGCCAAGATTTTCGTGACGGCCAGTGCAGATGTGCGCGCGCGCCGCCGCTTTGATGAACTTGTCGCAGCAGGCGCGGCGATCAGTTTTGAACAGGTTCTCGCAGATGTTCTGGAACGCGATGCCCGTGATCGGGACCGCGCCGAGGCCCCTTTGAAACCCGCCGCCGACGCGGTGACGATTGACACCTCGACCTTGGATATTGAAGAGGCGGTTGCCGCAGCGATCAAGGCGATCGAGGCGCGGCGCGCGTAA